Genomic DNA from Candidatus Krumholzibacteriota bacterium:
TTCTTCACGCTGGGATCGGGATTTCCCCTTCCGGGCGGTCCTGGCGACCTTGATTTTACGCTTGAATTCGGGAAGATCGGCTCGGCGACTGATAACGGGATTGACGAGAAGGTCTTTCGCCTCGGTATCAGTATGAGTTTCTCCGAAAGCTGGACGAAAAGAAAGATCGACAGGCATTGATATTTCCAGCCTGCCTTTTTATTATGAATATATAGAGGACGATCAGAGCTCCCAGGCGGCGCGCGCCGCAGTTCCCGGGATTATCCGGTGATGTCCCGGCAGGCTCTGATGTTGATAAGTGATCCGCGGGAGAGAGATGAGAAGGATTTACAGTGAAACTGCGATTGTCGTTCTGGCCATTGTAATGATGACTTCCGGAGCCGCGGGCGTCAGCGAAGAGACCGGCATACCTCTGGCCGAGCAGATTGACGGTCTTCCCGCGCAGGCCAGGATCGCCTACCTGAGGCATCTTATCAGCAACGGAAGGGATGACGCCGAGGTCTTCTTCCAGCTCGCGATCTCTTTTCACGGTCAGGGGGAAGCAGATTCGGCTGTCGCGTGGTATGAGGCTACCATCGCCAGGGACCCCCGGCATTATAAATCATATGTGAATCTCGGAGTACTCTACGACGAACAGCAGCGCGCCAGGCTGGCAGAGAATTGTTTCAGGAAAGCAGTCGATCTCAAACCGGACGATCTGCTCGCCAATTCGCATCTCGCCTTCATGCTTCTTCAGAGAAAAGAATATGAGATCGCGTGGGAACATCTCGCGCGAGCACTTGAAATAGATCCCGACCACCCTCAACCAAGGTACTATCTCGCGATCTTTTTCTGGGAAAACAGGATGTACAGGGAAGCGCTTCTCGAATGGGAAAATGTCGCGACTCTCGATCCTGAAGGTCATCTCGGGAAAAAAGCCGGCGAGAATATAATAATGCTTCAGAAGGCTCTCAACAATCCCGCCCAGGCCGAAGGCGAAGCAGGCTGGGATAGGTAAAGGTGATATTGAACTTGAACTTGACACGGGGAAGACTCTTCCCTAGATTGTTTTCAGGTAAGGATATAATAAGGAATAGAAGATCCATTCAAAAGGAAAGGAAAGTCCAATGAAGAAAATCATTGTTTCTGTCATGCTGGTCGCGATCGCTTCACAACTGGGGTGCAATTCCAGTA
This window encodes:
- a CDS encoding tetratricopeptide repeat protein, which produces MRRIYSETAIVVLAIVMMTSGAAGVSEETGIPLAEQIDGLPAQARIAYLRHLISNGRDDAEVFFQLAISFHGQGEADSAVAWYEATIARDPRHYKSYVNLGVLYDEQQRARLAENCFRKAVDLKPDDLLANSHLAFMLLQRKEYEIAWEHLARALEIDPDHPQPRYYLAIFFWENRMYREALLEWENVATLDPEGHLGKKAGENIIMLQKALNNPAQAEGEAGWDR